The following coding sequences are from one Caballeronia sp. SBC1 window:
- a CDS encoding sugar ABC transporter ATP-binding protein — translation MGNNNPPRLELRHASKSFGRVRALGDGSLAMWPGEVHALLGENGAGKSTLVKLLAGVYQPDSGELLVDGHARTFANPAEARDAGLAVIYQEPTLFADLSIAENIYMGRQPRDRLGRIRYDEMNREVDALLQSLGVNLRAEGLVRGLSIADQQVVEIAKALSLNANVLIMDEPTAALSLTEVERLFSIVRALRERDAAILFITHRLDEVFALTQRLTIMRDGLKVFDAMTADMTIDSIVSKMVGRDLDTFYPKADVAPGEVRLSVRNLTRDGVFKNVSFEVRAGEIVALAGLVGAGRSEVARAIFGIDQVDGGEVHIVGKPLQLGRPQAAVRAGLALVPEDRRAQGLALELSIARNASLTVLGRLVKHGLISSRSENTLAADWGKRLRLKASDLDAPVGTLSGGNQQKVVLGKWLATGPKVLIIDEPTRGIDVGAKAEVYRTLAELVREGMAVLMISSELPEVLGMADRILVMHEGRISADIARADANEERVMSAALGASPSTLGKAA, via the coding sequence ATGGGCAACAACAATCCGCCTCGGCTTGAGCTAAGGCACGCGAGTAAGTCGTTTGGCCGTGTGCGTGCGCTGGGCGACGGCAGCCTCGCGATGTGGCCGGGTGAAGTGCATGCATTGCTCGGCGAGAACGGTGCAGGCAAGTCGACCCTCGTTAAGCTCCTAGCAGGTGTTTACCAGCCGGACTCGGGCGAATTGCTGGTCGACGGACACGCCCGTACGTTCGCGAATCCCGCTGAAGCACGCGATGCGGGTCTCGCCGTGATCTATCAGGAACCTACATTGTTTGCGGACCTGTCCATCGCGGAAAACATCTACATGGGACGTCAGCCGCGCGACCGGCTCGGTCGGATTCGCTATGACGAAATGAATCGCGAAGTGGACGCGCTGCTGCAATCGCTGGGTGTTAATCTGCGTGCGGAAGGGCTGGTGCGCGGTTTGTCCATCGCCGATCAGCAAGTGGTCGAAATTGCTAAAGCACTTTCTCTGAACGCGAATGTGCTGATCATGGACGAGCCGACAGCGGCATTGTCGTTGACCGAGGTGGAGCGCCTGTTCTCAATCGTGCGCGCATTGCGTGAACGCGATGCCGCCATTCTTTTCATCACGCACCGGCTGGACGAAGTATTCGCGCTGACGCAGCGCCTGACGATCATGCGCGACGGCCTCAAGGTCTTCGACGCCATGACCGCCGACATGACCATTGATTCGATCGTCAGCAAGATGGTCGGACGCGATCTTGATACCTTCTATCCGAAAGCCGATGTCGCGCCCGGCGAGGTGCGTCTGTCAGTTCGCAACCTGACGCGCGACGGCGTGTTCAAGAACGTCTCGTTCGAGGTCCGCGCAGGCGAGATCGTGGCATTGGCAGGGCTTGTTGGCGCAGGCCGTAGCGAGGTGGCGCGCGCGATCTTTGGCATCGATCAGGTGGATGGGGGCGAGGTTCATATCGTGGGCAAGCCGTTGCAACTCGGCCGGCCGCAGGCGGCAGTCCGCGCCGGGCTCGCGCTTGTGCCCGAGGACCGCCGTGCGCAAGGTCTCGCGCTGGAACTGAGCATTGCGCGCAACGCTTCACTGACGGTGCTGGGACGGCTTGTCAAACACGGATTGATCTCGTCGCGCAGTGAAAATACGCTCGCCGCCGACTGGGGCAAACGCCTGCGGCTCAAAGCAAGCGATCTGGACGCGCCGGTCGGCACACTGTCGGGCGGCAACCAGCAAAAGGTCGTACTCGGAAAGTGGCTGGCTACAGGGCCTAAAGTGCTGATCATCGACGAACCGACCCGCGGTATTGATGTCGGCGCCAAGGCGGAAGTGTATCGAACGCTCGCGGAACTGGTGCGCGAAGGCATGGCAGTCCTGATGATTTCAAGCGAACTGCCCGAAGTGCTTGGCATGGCCGATCGCATTCTTGTCATGCACGAAGGGCGCATCAGCGCTGACATCGCACGCGCCGATGCAAACGAAGAACGCGTGATGAGCGCCGCACTCGGCGCGTCGCCGTCCACGTTGGGGAAGGCGGCATGA